The genomic segment GGTTAACAAAATGGACAAACTGTTTGCTCTAACACCGACACAATGGGAATACCAGGAAGTCATGACTGAGCCCGTGAATACCTCACTCTCGTGTTCAGCTAAATGGTTTTACTACTGTGAGGGCAGAAGGACCACAAGTGCACTGGTaagaagaagggaggagggCTGGCTGTGTTCATTAACAGATGATGTAATCCTGCTCACATCACGGTTAAAGAAGTAATCTGTAAGCCGGACATTGAACTGTGCTGTAGATATGCGTCCGTATTATCTCCCACATGAGTTTTCTCATGCCGTACTGTGGACATCCACCTTCTGCAAACGTGTGACGTCATCCACTCGACCATTGCAAGGGTGCAAAACCAGAGCCCCAGTGCATTCATCGCGGTGTCTGGAGACTTCAACCATGTTACCCTCTCATCATGTCTACACACTTTCATCCAGTTtgtggacctgctgtatgccgGTGTCAAGGAAGCATATAAATCCACAGTTCTCCCCCCACTGGGTCGATCAGACCATAACCTGGTCCATCTCAACTCATGATCTAAATCCCTAGTTCAGAGACAGGGAGTGACCACAAGGGCAGAAAGGAAGTGGTCACATGAGGCTGTAGCGTCACTGAGGGGCTTTCTGGAGGCTACACAATGGGATGTCCCATCATGCATCATTGACAtcaacttctgtgtggactctgTTGTTCCCTCCAGGACTGTGCAATGCTTTCTGAGCAACAAACCCTGGGTCACCAGAAGAACAGAGCAGTTCATCCGTGTCTCCTGCCATAAATGAGGGTACTCATATTTTTTAAGGGTACTTAACCTCAATTCAGGAGGTCAAAGAGGAGGACAAGTCCAAGCTGGAAAACAAACTAGAGCTGAGTAACACTTGTGATGTCTGGAGAGGCCTAAAAGACATCACTGGCTTCAACCAACACAGCCCTATTCCAGCAGAGGGACAGCGTGAATGAACGAATGAGTTAAATCAGTTCTTTGTGTAGTTTGATGGAGACTCTACTGGTGGCGTCCGTCTTCTCCGAAGattaacacaccaacacaactaTGCCATGGGCAATCCACAGCCTCACCTTCCTCCACCACAGCCACTCACACTTGTGACCATCAGCAACAGCTCTCTACAATGGAACATGaacctctcaccctctccccaCAACTGGAACTTGCAGTGATGATATATTCACTGCTAACCAGGTGAAGACTGAACTGAAAActcaagcagagcaaagcaggtGGACCTGATGCCACTGAACCCACGGTGCTGAAACTGTGTGGAACAGCTGTGTGGAATTCTTCAGCACATCTTTAATCTGAGCTGCAGCTTGAAGAGAGTCCCCACACATCTTGTGTGGTTCTGGACCCCAAGACAAAGCAACCAACAGCACTGAAATGATTAACCACAGGTTGCACTGACATCCCACTTAATGAAGACACTTGAAAGGCTGATATTAGCTCATCTGAGACCTCTGGTCAAAATGGCTCTATGAGGCACTATGAGGATCATGTTCTTcgatttctccagtgcattcaacaccatacagcctgtgCTGTTAGGGTAGAATCTACGGCTGGTGCAGGTGGAGGAATCCATCATCTCATGGACAATGGACTATCTGACTGGACGATCTCAGTATGTGCAactgcagggctgtgtctcAGACAAGGCTGTGTGCGGTGTTGGGCACCCCAGGGGACTGTGTTAGCCCCATTCCTGTTCAACCTGTACACCTACGACTTCAGGTACAACAAAGAGTTGTGTCATCTGCAGGAATTCTCGGATGACACAGCCATTGTAGGGTGTACAAGGaatggacaggaggaggaatACAGGAAGCCGGTAAAGGACTTTGACTGGTGAACCAGCTGCAGATAAACATCAGTAAGACTAACGAGACGGTGCTGGACTAAGGAGATGGTGCTGGACTTTAGGAATTCCAAACCTACCTTGTCAGCAGTCACTATTGATGGTGTTAATGTGGAGGTGGTTGGGatatacaaatatctgggtgtgcacTTGGACCCcaagctggactggagctgtaGCTCTCGCATGTGTACAAGAGAGGCCAAAGCAGTCTCTTCTTCCTCTGGAGGCTGAGGTCTTTTGATGTGAGGACTAAGCTCCTTTGGATGTTCTACCTGTCTGTTGTGGCGAGTGCTCTATTCTAGGCTGTTGTGTTCTGGGACAGCAGCATTAAAACTGTGCTCTGAACAAAATCAACGAACttattaggaaggctggctctgGTGTagagtcaagctggactcttttTGAGGTTGTGGCAGAACAGAGAGGACGCTCAAGCTGCTAGCCATCTTGAACAACAtctcacaccctctgcatgctacactggatgaacGGAGAAGCTCATTGAGTGGTGTCTGTTCCAGCTGCTCTGTGTTAAAGAGctgtgtgagatctttcttacctatTGCTATACGGCTCTACAGCaagtctccttactgcagagacggtactgataCCCCActgtctgaactgagctgaaccacatcactgtatctcctctctgattaatacacactgtgcaatatatcactAACTATTACTGTAACGATACTTTCactgcactttacactgtaatgtGTAGTCAGTTATGTCTGCACTCATTGTGCTTTTAGTTTACCTCATAACTCTCAGAGCCTGCTGTCATGTAAATAATCTGCCGTCATGTGAAACAaatgtctcatatgccatgtaaatatgcaagTAGATATACTTTCATTTCTCTTGCACTTTCACTTATGTCTagctttatttctatttttttctgcaaagttTGTGTTATAATATCTtgttactgaaacactgcaatttccttTAAACGGCAATAAAGTTCTGTCTATCTTGCTCCCTTGTCTGAGTTAAGAACAGTCTTAAAATTACTGGACAAAACTGCATGTGCTATTACGTTCTTgttgctgctgctacacctgctcctcctgctgctgctcctctgCATGCAAAGTAAACTTTGTGAACCTCTGTGAAGCTGAAgcaaaggtaaaaaaaatggcCCCAGATTTCTTTACTTCCATTGTAGTATGCAATAAACTTACTTCAGAACTTTCAAGTTGTATTTTTAGTTTTCACTCACgtacttttctttttcctctcctgcATCTCTGCACTAATACAGATAACAGGACGTCAGTATATGCAGCTTCTGGAGGCGCCGTGGTTTTGCTTCTGATATTCACTGCAGTCTTTTTGTGGATGAGGTGAGAATCTGAACACATGTAAGATATGAAACATCCTCCAAATGCTGCCTGTAAGCTGTGCTGCAGTTCAGCTTCTTCACTCTAATATCAGCAGTTTAATACAGTGGAGAGTGAAATAGACGGTGTGCAGTTTCAGAACATTAACAGGAGCTGATTTAATGCTGGAGATGTGAGTCTGAAGGTCATTTTCCTCTGAAAACTCCAACAGGAGACGAGCAGCAGTGACCAGCAgcaagacagagaagagcagtGGAGAGGTGAGTTTTAATGAGGGAGTCGTTTGAGTCCAGTTTGAATTGCATCAGTGATTGAATTCATACACTGAGAAGTGTTCTTGATTAAACAGAGCTGTAATTCTGTTCTACACAGGTTGGTGTGGCTCATATAAAAGGTTCTCCAATAGAACTTTTTCAGCTCCCGCTGCACTGACTAAGAAAATAAACTCTGAATATGATGAACACTAGAATTTTTAAGCTCTTCGGAGAAAAGCTCAGTCAATTGGCTCTGTATATCTGtattttcatctctctcttgctctctctcactctctcagggAGCTTCTGCTCCTGTGTATGATGAGGTCTCCACCCTGGCTGTGACCTCTGAGCCCTCAAGAGCTGCATCCTCAGATGGTCAGGATGATGTTCAGTACTCCAGCGTTCATTTCTCACGCTCTCAGACGAAGGATGTTCCTCTCAACTCCACCGTCCACCCGTCAAACGTTCTGCCTCATGAAGAGGAAGTGCAGTACGCCGTAGTGAACACTGCTAAACCAAGAACTGCTCGGTAAGCAGGACAAATAACAGTGAAGCTtatctctctcaaacacacagctCACTTCTTCTGCTTTCTCTGGAAATTGATAGAATAGAAATAGATTCTCTGTAGCGCAGACAGTAGCTGCAGATAAATTTACTTTAACCTACGGAGTTAACAACTCATGGTGATGCAGATTTCAAACACGGATACAGGAGGGATATAGAAGCATCATCTCATCCTCCAGACTTCAAAATTTACTTCATAATCATGAATTTTTGGAGCACTtcttgaatcccagcacttcaTCATTCTCAATTTGACAGTCATTGTTTTTCATGCTGTGTgtgaagccaaaaaaaaaaaaaatgaaatctgatttgagcGTCCAGATTGAGACgcatctgtaaaaatctgaTATGATTCACATTTCAAACCACCTCCAGATGTGGTTTGGATCTGATGTacaaaaatcagatttcatgtgttttttgctgtccaGACTATTAGGAATCAATCTGGATACAATTTGGATAtgacaaaaatcagatttgggctggCAGTCTGAACAAACCCAAAGAGGTTCTTATTCACTTTACTGCTGAACGTACATACAGAGAAAGGCTAGCATGGCCAGTTAAACGAATACATGAATGGATGTAGCTTATGTGTGATGATGCATGCTTTCTACGATGGTGGATACTCATTTGTCATAAAGAATAACGAGCCAATTGAACCCATGCGTGATATTTATctcacttctgacaccagtgaaGGACCCAGTAGGTGATGAATTGCACAAAGTGCAGTTTGTCCTCATGAGCTTTTATTTACCATCATGGAATtgaatattagtgtttttcctAATCAATTTATGGTGAAGAAATTGTTTAATCTTGGAAAGCAGAACGTATTTATGAATATGTGAAATGCCACCCGCCAATATGATCTTGCTGTTCCAACTGTTTGCAGGAATGATGAAACTCCAATCTACAGCACAGTCCAGAAGAACATAAGATGAAAGCTTCCACCTCTCCAGCAGACGCGCCAATAGTGGTGAACAACATGaagatatttatcatttttgtgATGAATCTAGTCACAATGTTCTTTTGTATACTTGGAGTATTTTGTTGGTATCGTCAGTACtttaacactgaacaactgcctgtttcattacaaagagggcttaattagtcctgtttaattggatttagtgcaggacagaaataaaatcactgtataGTTTCTGATGGATTAAAAAAATTGCTCCATTCCTGTTGAACCAAAAGAAGCAGCAGGCAGCAATcatgatgttttgttttaaaatttcatgGCTTTACCAGTTTCAAGACCAAGAAACAGATCCATGCTTTTATACTTTGCCACCTTCATTACTGAAATGTGTTTCTCGCCGTACCAACAAACAAATTACAGCCTGTACAAAGCACAGCAGTGAGAACATGAACACGTACTAGATAAGGAGAACCTATGAGAGCAGTTTTATCATCACTCCACTGGCTATTCCTTTAGAATTGGCTGTAATGTTTTATTAGTAGTCTCTGAATCTGTTAGTGCTGCAGCTCCTTCATACGTCTCTGAAAGCCTCATAAACTCTGATCCACATTGAGCTCCGAGATCATCCACTGCTGCCTTCAACACTTTCCACCAatttaaaaagttttgtttttatgccgCAAAGATCTGAAACACAGGATCAATAAATATTCATCTTCTTTTATACAGATTTTTAGAAAGCAGctaaaattgtaattttttaacttTAGCTTTTAACTCTTATATTTTCCTTATTTCTACTGTAAGGTTTTACATTACTTActtattattactgtaattgTTGTACTTTTTATTccattcatgtttttcattgtacATAATAAACAGCCCAGTgttattttaaagattttttctttgtaaatattcattggtctgttaatttttttttgtttagtgaggcaaaatgaagaaaaaaaattaatattgtatatatttagtgCAAATAAATAGTATCAATAATAGTAATGGTGTCAGTTGTTACAGATCTACTGTACACAGCGGTGCAGTTCCTCACCTCATTTACCTCCACCTAAACCATTTAAAGTCACCATGACTAAGAATCCGAGCCTGATTTCCTTTAAACGATGTTTACTGTGATCGGCTGTTTCTCTAATAAAGCACTGAAAGCCCTGCTGGGTTCAGGGGGAGCGTTGTTTGGGTTCTAGAGAGTAACAGAAGATCAGTAATGAGGAGAGTTGTGTGGGCTTAGTGTGATTAATATCACACCTCATCCGTCTCCccgtgtagccccgcctcctcattagtctccccgtgtagccccgcctcctcacCAGTTTCTCCCTGTGTAaccccgcctcctcatcagtctccctgtgtagccccgcctcctcacCAGTCTCTCCCTGTGTAACTctgcctcctcatcagtctctccatgtagctccgcctcctcatcagtctccccgtgtagctccgcctcctcatcagtctctctgtgtgtaactctgcctcctcatcagtctccccgtgtagctccgcctcctcatcagtctctccgtgtagctccgcctcctcatcagtctccccgtgtagccccgcctcctcatcagtttCTCCGtgtagctccgcctcctcatcagtctctccgtgtagccccgcctcctcatcagcCGCGGTTTGGCGCTCAGCTGCGTGTCTCCGTCGCGCGCTCTGTGCTGTGGACTCTCAGTGAGGAGTTAGCTTAGCAGCTAAAACACGCAGCTCTACAGAAAAGTGGCTTTAGGACTCGAACACAGAAAAACCCCAACAAAAGCCGCTAATGTTGATCAGAAGTTCAGCCCCCGGCTCAGCAGGACATCTGGGTgagtttatttcactgtttctccTCAGAAAACCACCTCCTCTGTTTCAGCGCTCAGCAGCTCATCACGCTAATCCTCGTTAGCTTTCCTGGCAGGACGGCTCAGCGTAAAGCGGGTTTAACTCGGCTAAACGCTAATATAACGCGCTAAACCCACACGGTACCGACCCGTTTCACTGGGTTAAGGCCGGTTCTTCTGAAAGCCGTGGAGGAAAATGTTCTGTTCTCCTTGTTGGACTCTGAGCAGGTTGGAGCTGCCGGGACAGCAGACGGCGCTAACACGGAGAACATTCCAGAGATATGGAAGCTGCTCATATTCAGGGAGTCTTGGTAAAGCAGGTAGACGCTGGAACAAACAGCGCACCTTAAACTCTTTGTAggagtttattttattaatataaactCAGTTATGACAGGGGAACGAGTGCACATTGAACAGGGGACCCAGCTGCTAGAACCTGGTAAAGAAAGCAAGGTTCTAGATTAATCACGCTGAAAATATGGGAAAGAAATGAGGATCTGTTGTTTTGATCTAAGATAACTgcaaaataaaggaaataaaggTGGAGAGTTTGTTTAACTTCCTGTAAGAGAACATTAACGTGGGTGTTGCTGTTTCTGTGGGATGGAAACATGAAGAACGATAAGGGTTGGTTTTGGGAAATAACAGTGAATCAATATTGTGATGTGCAGAACTTTGGTTTATGGTTCCTGTTTACTTGAACAAGTTAAGAGGAGCTTGAAACCCAAAGGCTGGTTACTTTTGTAGGTGGTTTTATAggatccatcctcaaccgcttatccgggtccgtgtcgcgggggcagcaacctaagcaaagaggcccaggcctccctctcccccaccacctcctccagctcttctggaggttataccgaggcgttcccaagacagtcgagagacataatccctccaacgtgttctgggtcttccctggggtctcctccccgttggacatgtctggaacacctccctagggattGTTTAttatgcagcactgctgtttgaaAACCTGGTTTATTATATTCAGAGGCTTCTGTGAGAATTGAGGAactacacatttatttaaaggGGGAAATGTTTGTGGAACTGAGtcagcattaaaataaagtatttttaacTGGAATGACAAACTTCCCTTTGCAGGAACGTGCTGTGCAGTGTTGTCATTAATGCCCAAAGAGAGTTTaacatgtttatggaagtgaACACCATGACGTTTGGCTGTATAACTGACACAAACATAATCTTGTTCTCTAGATTAAGATTAATGACCCtgattagtcccacaacagcgaaatttcacctctgcgtttaacccatccatgcagtgaaacaccacatacacactagtgaacacacacactagggggcaattagtccgcagcgcccggggagcagttgggggttaggtgtcttgctcaaggacacctcagtctcGTACTGTCGACtgtggggatcaaaccggcgaccgtCCGGTCACAGAGCCgattccctgacctccagcccagcGTTGCGTAACGTGTATTTCAGATATAATCACTTTTTATGAATCTGTGTTGATCTAAATCTAttgacagagaaatagagactcAGAGCTGCTGGAACTATCGAGACTAATTTAGTGACCGTTTCCTTCTTAGGTAATTTCTTCGCCCCTCAGTGGTGGAACTCTGCACTGCACAGAGCTCTTCAGGTAAAACCTTGAGGAACGTCTCTCTGCTCTCATTCATTCTCCACTTCTTAATCCTGCGCTCTTATTATGGTGCAgttaattcattcattactcAGAATTCACTGTGTTAGTCTTAAAACTGTTTTTCCTAGAACAAGCCTACTGTAGGGTCTAGTTATTCTTAATGCTGATTGTGTTAGATTAGCACATCTCACACAAGCTTGTCTTCAGAGCTCCTGTTTCATTGCCAGTTTTCCTGCAGTCTAGtatagtttttttaaattttatctACATCACAAGACATTTATGTTGTTGTGACTAAAGAAGCACACACTGTAAATAATGAGATGCAGAATCAGCCGCTTGTTTCAACATTTTTGATGCCCCTGCTTCCTCAAACTTTAGAATGGCAGCATTGCTTCATTACCAGGAACCACCCTAACCACAACCCTGGGCTACATCTGAAGTATTGTGGCGTTGGTGTAAAAGAAGACGTGGGAAACAGCACTTCAAACAAGTGCtcttttattactgcagcaGTGGGGGAAACTGAGCAGCCACACTTCTTACAGTGATGGTAGGTACTTCTCCACAGTAGCAACAACAGCGCTTCCTTGACCGCTCTCCACTTTGTCTGCCCACCATATTGGAGACTGTAGCAAGGCTACTGCTTGTGCACACTCAAGCTCTGATGCTCGGCCTTGAACATGTAGGCTGCCATCATGCCTCGCCATGCTGGCCTTGCCACTGACATCCTTGTGCCAGCCCTGTCGTTGGGCTATATTGCGCCAGCTCTGTCCCCCAGCCAAGCCATCCAGGCCTTGGTGCTAGGCCTTCTCCCATCAACTGCCATCCAGGTGTCCTTGCCTGAAGGTTCTTGAGGCCGGCCACCGTCCTCCAGCTGTGTTTGGCCATCGTGCCTTGGTGCTTTGGCTCTACTGCTGTCAGCTGCTTTGCCAAGCTCCTCCTCTCTTTTGTAGTACTTGGCTCGGCTCGCTCACACCAGTCCACTGCTAAACATACTATTCCCCTCAAGTCCGGCAGGGGAtgatcccacttctgacactaCTGCGGTGTTGGCGTAGACCAAGAAGGCACAAAAAACATACCACTTTGAACGAGTGCTCTTTCATTTGTCCAGCAGCAGGGGAAACCCACCGCTCAGTGCTGGCTGAAACTGCTGGGATAGCAGGTAGGTCATCAATAACCACACATTACATGACTGTTGACTAGGTGTGAAATACGGGAGGGCCCTAGGCATCTTGGACCCCCCTGCCATGACATATATACAAAACTTACCCAAATTTACCAAGAGTTTGGTGTAAAGAGTGAGCTCTTCAACATTTGTCACACTGGAGGCAGAAGAGATGTGTAAGATTTCATTTCCAGAAGAAGAACTGTTAAACCAAAGCATCAGTCCCCCTATGATGAGCGAGTTAGGACCCCCGAATACCAGGGTGATTTGAAACACTGCCGTTTGGCACTAACCCTGCACAACTACCCCATAACCCAACTCAGGGTAACTCAGTAAGCACATATGTTGCTTATCTACACATGTAAGTCCATCACCACTGCCATGGCCGTACCCAAACGAGCTGGTAGCAGAAACTCTGGACTGTTAGTGTTTAACTTGAAGCACAGCGAGAGAGCAGCGTTTGTTCTGATGGCCATTCCCACCAAACAGACGACTGTGTTTAGAGCTTGAACAGTGGAggttttaacagcatttggctCTGTTTTTAGTCTGGATTCTTAGTTTTAAAAACCTGCTCCCATTTAAAGGTTCTCTAAGCTGGCTTTAGCTCTCTACACTCAGACTATTATTGTGTGGAACCAAATTAAAGAAGCTGTTTGCTGCTGTTCAGATGTTTAGGCATGAATGGATGTCGCCTGCATGAGATTCTctgaaatgaccaaaataaaGTCGTCTGTTTCTGGTAAACGGT from the Pygocentrus nattereri isolate fPygNat1 chromosome 6, fPygNat1.pri, whole genome shotgun sequence genome contains:
- the LOC108413800 gene encoding uncharacterized protein LOC108413800, with protein sequence MTITDLRESDAHTYRFRFYAGGPGGRYSGRGGVTLSVTDLKVTVSDTDGGVKKLNCSSTCTLPNTTTYIWYRNGQPVSGCESASCSVAVVSEVVSYSCAVKGSDLHPPPVYNRTSVYAASGGAVVLLLIFTAVFLWMRRRAAVTSSKTEKSSGEGASAPVYDEVSTLAVTSEPSRAASSDGQDDVQYSSVHFSRSQTKDVPLNSTVHPSNVLPHEEEVQYAVVNTAKPRTARNDETPIYSTVQKNIR